One window of Brevibacterium pigmentatum genomic DNA carries:
- a CDS encoding HRDC domain-containing protein: METPANGIPDVVDTPEDLSSSIASLAAAAGPIAIDAERASGIRYGQRAFLVQLRREGAGTFLLDSESLGDLSELNPALGSDEWVIHSVTQDLPCLQERGMRPAALFDTELAARLLGWERFGLAAVAERTLGVRLAKEHSAADWSTRPLPKEWLNYAALDVEVLLPIRDILHQQLLDSGRWEFARQEFTHLLDFTPKHFAEPWRRTHGLSKIKSRRDIARVRELWRARDSMAREADLAPSKILRDRDLVALAQSGVKSSDDILAQWRRLSRAEAARLFRAYRKASRLGAEELPGRFERGRSKRSAFNPAELKERVAALKAAMSELSDELTIPHDVLLQPAIVKSLAAESNVDVEDYLAEAGARPWQVELSAPVLQKALAGLPQS, encoded by the coding sequence TTGGAAACACCCGCGAACGGCATCCCCGACGTCGTCGACACCCCGGAGGATCTCTCCTCCTCGATCGCCAGTCTGGCCGCTGCCGCGGGACCCATCGCCATCGACGCCGAACGAGCTTCGGGAATCAGATACGGTCAGCGCGCCTTCCTCGTTCAGCTGCGCCGTGAGGGTGCAGGCACGTTCCTCCTCGATTCCGAGTCTCTCGGTGATCTCAGCGAGCTCAACCCGGCGCTTGGGTCCGATGAGTGGGTCATCCATTCGGTGACACAGGATCTGCCGTGCCTGCAGGAGCGTGGGATGCGCCCGGCGGCCCTGTTCGACACCGAGCTGGCCGCCAGGCTGCTCGGATGGGAGAGGTTCGGTCTGGCCGCTGTCGCCGAGCGCACTCTGGGTGTGCGACTGGCGAAGGAGCATTCGGCCGCCGATTGGTCGACGCGTCCGCTGCCGAAGGAGTGGCTGAACTATGCCGCCCTCGACGTCGAGGTGCTCCTGCCGATCCGCGACATCCTCCACCAGCAGCTGCTCGATTCCGGCCGGTGGGAGTTTGCGCGGCAGGAGTTCACGCACCTGCTCGATTTCACTCCGAAGCATTTCGCTGAGCCGTGGCGGCGCACGCATGGGCTGTCGAAGATCAAGTCACGCCGGGACATCGCCCGGGTCCGTGAGCTCTGGCGGGCACGGGACTCCATGGCGCGCGAGGCCGACCTGGCTCCGTCGAAGATCCTGCGCGATCGTGACCTCGTCGCCCTCGCACAGTCCGGTGTGAAGTCCAGCGATGACATCCTGGCGCAGTGGCGCCGGCTCTCTCGCGCCGAGGCGGCCCGGCTCTTCCGTGCCTACCGCAAGGCCTCCCGGTTGGGTGCCGAAGAGCTGCCGGGACGGTTCGAACGCGGACGGTCGAAGCGCAGCGCGTTCAACCCGGCGGAGCTCAAGGAGCGGGTGGCGGCGCTGAAGGCCGCAATGTCGGAGCTCTCCGACGAGCTGACGATCCCCCATGATGTGCTCCTCCAGCCGGCAATCGTGAAGTCCCTGGCTGCGGAGTCGAACGTCGATGTCGAGGATTACCTCGCCGAGGCGGGGGCACGGCCCTGGCAGGTCGAGCTCAGTGCTCCCGTGCTGCAGAAGGCCTTGGCCGGACTCCCCCAGTCCTGA
- the hemE gene encoding uroporphyrinogen decarboxylase: MTSPLLAALRSEPVSHTPVWFMRQAGRSLPEYRKLREGTQMLDACRDPEMVSEITLQPVRRHGVDAAIFFSDIVVPLQAAGVDVEIVPGVGPVIASPVRSRADIDALPGLDADDIPDIAESIQRVTAELDETTPVIGFAGAPFTLASYLIEGGPSKNHEKTKSLMASDPEAFSALLGKLAQMSATFIDVQLNAGAKAFQLFDSWAGYLCREDYENHVLEHSTAVFDALSGHDVPSIHFGVQTGELLGSMARAGSTAVGVDFRVDLADAATRVKPGQALQGNLDPALLFAPWEALSARVEAIVRKGLDLDRGFVFNLGHGVLPDTDPEVPSRIVDLVHRVSAEILGSRG, translated from the coding sequence ATGACATCACCCTTGTTGGCTGCCCTGCGTTCGGAGCCGGTTTCGCACACTCCCGTCTGGTTCATGCGGCAGGCCGGCCGCTCCCTGCCCGAGTACCGCAAGCTGCGCGAAGGCACCCAGATGCTCGATGCCTGCCGCGACCCCGAGATGGTCTCTGAGATCACTCTGCAGCCGGTCCGCCGCCACGGCGTCGACGCGGCCATCTTCTTCTCCGATATCGTCGTCCCGCTCCAGGCCGCCGGTGTCGATGTGGAGATCGTCCCCGGCGTCGGCCCGGTCATCGCGTCCCCGGTGCGCTCCCGCGCCGATATCGACGCCCTGCCCGGACTCGACGCCGACGACATCCCCGATATCGCCGAATCGATCCAGCGTGTGACCGCCGAACTCGACGAGACCACCCCCGTCATCGGGTTCGCCGGCGCCCCGTTCACCCTGGCCAGCTACCTCATCGAAGGCGGGCCGAGCAAGAACCATGAGAAGACGAAGTCCCTCATGGCCTCCGACCCCGAGGCGTTCTCCGCGCTCCTGGGCAAGCTCGCACAGATGTCGGCGACCTTCATCGACGTGCAGCTGAACGCCGGAGCCAAGGCCTTCCAACTCTTCGACTCCTGGGCCGGCTACCTCTGCCGGGAGGACTACGAGAACCACGTCCTCGAACACTCCACCGCCGTCTTCGACGCACTGTCCGGCCACGATGTGCCCAGCATCCACTTCGGCGTGCAGACCGGTGAGCTCCTCGGCTCCATGGCCCGGGCCGGATCCACCGCCGTCGGCGTCGACTTCCGCGTCGACCTCGCCGACGCCGCCACTCGGGTCAAGCCCGGTCAGGCGCTCCAGGGCAATCTGGACCCGGCCCTGCTCTTCGCCCCCTGGGAGGCGCTGTCGGCCCGCGTCGAGGCGATCGTGCGCAAGGGACTCGATCTCGACCGCGGATTCGTCTTCAACCTCGGCCACGGCGTCCTTCCCGACACCGACCCCGAGGTGCCCAGTCGCATCGTCGACCTCGTGCACCGCGTCTCGGCAGAGATCCTCGGCAGCCGCGGCTGA
- the msrB gene encoding peptide-methionine (R)-S-oxide reductase MsrB, which translates to MTQSSDINAGTSTNEGAVAEEIRWQDVLTPEEFAVLRQGATERPFTGEYNDETAAGMYQCRACGADLFPSDTKFASHCGWPSFYAPLAEDRVRYIRDTSMGMERVEVRCANCDSHMGHVFSGEGYGTPTDQRYCINSISLKLNTDASDS; encoded by the coding sequence ATGACTCAGTCATCAGATATCAACGCTGGAACTTCGACGAACGAGGGGGCCGTGGCAGAGGAGATCCGCTGGCAGGACGTGCTCACTCCCGAGGAGTTCGCAGTGCTGCGCCAGGGCGCGACAGAACGTCCCTTCACCGGTGAATACAACGATGAGACGGCTGCCGGGATGTATCAGTGTCGAGCCTGCGGAGCCGACCTGTTCCCCTCGGACACGAAGTTCGCCTCGCACTGCGGATGGCCGTCGTTCTACGCGCCTCTGGCCGAAGACCGGGTCCGCTACATCCGCGACACCTCCATGGGCATGGAACGCGTCGAGGTCCGCTGCGCGAACTGCGATTCGCATATGGGCCACGTCTTCTCGGGCGAGGGCTACGGCACACCCACCGACCAGCGCTACTGCATCAACTCGATCTCCCTGAAGCTCAACACCGACGCTTCGGACAGCTGA
- the hemG gene encoding protoporphyrinogen oxidase, translating to MGQITVVGGGISGLVAAYRLSADHHVTVLEAGGRLGGCLKSTTLDGAVPVGIDTGAEASLNRRPETKSLAAELGLDSVFPSTHHNSQVLSRGDLHAIPKRTIMGVPAEAAEVESLIGTEAAERLAAEQLTPPIDGDDVSLGAFLAERLGDAIVDSLVDPLLGGVYAGRCRDLSLAETVPALLPAAVEGTSVLDLVAQLLAARDAQAAAPGRPAEPVFMSFEGGINRLIPTLHEAIEARGGQVRLGAGVTGIRRDGRAWTVTADGTDIESDGLVLATPAHVSAGLLAEAAPTAAAALQSVPYASTALVAALVDLGGVELDGSGFLVPVTEGTFIKASTFVSNKWPWTAAHIPAGTALVRMSIGRFGDGPEVWSSLSDEEIVERAFADWQAITSRPESRLLSAEVQRWNSALPQYLPGHAGRIAAVDAEIADLPGLELAGSAYGGIGIPACIARADSAAQRLNRSADDS from the coding sequence ATGGGACAGATCACCGTCGTCGGGGGAGGGATCTCCGGTCTCGTCGCCGCGTACCGTCTCTCCGCCGATCACCACGTGACCGTGCTCGAGGCCGGCGGCCGCCTCGGCGGCTGCCTGAAATCGACCACGCTCGATGGTGCCGTGCCCGTCGGCATCGACACCGGAGCCGAAGCGAGCCTCAACCGACGTCCGGAGACTAAGAGCCTGGCCGCCGAACTCGGCCTCGACTCGGTGTTCCCTTCGACACACCACAATTCGCAGGTGCTGAGCCGGGGAGACCTGCACGCGATTCCCAAACGGACGATCATGGGAGTACCCGCCGAAGCCGCCGAGGTCGAATCCCTCATCGGCACCGAGGCGGCCGAACGTCTGGCTGCCGAGCAGCTGACGCCCCCGATCGACGGCGACGATGTCTCGCTGGGTGCGTTCCTGGCCGAGCGCCTCGGCGATGCCATCGTCGACTCCCTCGTCGATCCGCTGCTCGGCGGAGTGTATGCGGGCCGCTGCCGGGACCTGTCCCTGGCCGAGACGGTTCCTGCCCTGCTGCCCGCCGCCGTCGAGGGCACCTCGGTGCTCGACCTCGTGGCGCAGCTGCTTGCCGCACGCGATGCTCAAGCGGCTGCCCCGGGACGACCGGCAGAACCGGTGTTCATGAGCTTCGAAGGCGGGATCAACCGCCTCATCCCGACCCTGCACGAGGCGATCGAGGCCCGAGGAGGTCAGGTCCGCCTCGGCGCCGGTGTCACCGGTATCCGGCGTGACGGTCGCGCTTGGACGGTGACCGCGGACGGGACCGATATCGAGTCCGACGGGCTCGTCCTCGCCACCCCTGCCCACGTCAGCGCGGGACTCCTCGCCGAGGCGGCCCCCACCGCGGCCGCGGCACTGCAGTCCGTCCCCTACGCCTCCACCGCGTTGGTCGCGGCGCTCGTCGATCTCGGGGGAGTCGAGCTGGACGGTTCGGGATTCCTCGTCCCCGTCACCGAGGGCACATTCATCAAGGCCTCGACCTTCGTGTCGAACAAATGGCCGTGGACGGCCGCCCATATCCCCGCGGGCACGGCCCTGGTGCGGATGAGCATCGGACGCTTCGGCGACGGACCAGAGGTGTGGAGCAGCCTGTCCGACGAGGAGATCGTCGAACGCGCCTTCGCCGATTGGCAGGCGATCACCTCCCGCCCGGAATCGCGCCTGCTGAGCGCAGAAGTCCAACGCTGGAACTCCGCCCTGCCGCAGTACCTGCCCGGCCATGCCGGACGGATCGCCGCCGTCGATGCGGAGATCGCAGACCTGCCCGGTCTCGAACTCGCCGGATCCGCGTACGGGGGAATCGGCATTCCCGCCTGCATCGCCCGTGCCGACTCGGCGGCCCAGAGATTGAACCGGTCAGCCGACGACTCGTAA
- a CDS encoding DUF3000 domain-containing protein, with amino-acid sequence MVNTSPLNRIPAEFSAVTSVLRQARSTNNVSISEIPAPARLAPYSYALGAEVSADETFLRASGETIDELATGRIVVLFDPAAPEEWEGSFRVVSYIRAELEHELGNETMLGHVAWSWLEDALDSNDCQVLAAGGTTTRVLSESFGTLADRPATIDLELRASWTPVIDEPDLIGNHFEAWIDLLSTVAGLPPLPEGVTALPGRRR; translated from the coding sequence GTGGTCAACACCTCACCTCTCAATCGCATTCCGGCGGAGTTCTCCGCCGTGACGTCGGTGCTGCGTCAGGCGCGCAGCACGAACAACGTGTCGATTTCCGAGATCCCCGCCCCGGCCCGGCTGGCCCCCTACTCCTATGCTCTCGGCGCCGAGGTCAGCGCCGACGAGACGTTCCTGCGGGCCAGCGGCGAGACCATCGATGAGCTCGCCACCGGCCGCATCGTCGTCCTCTTCGATCCCGCCGCCCCGGAGGAATGGGAAGGCTCGTTCCGGGTGGTCTCCTATATCCGCGCCGAACTCGAACACGAACTCGGCAATGAGACGATGCTCGGCCATGTGGCGTGGAGCTGGCTCGAGGATGCACTCGACTCCAACGACTGCCAGGTGCTCGCCGCCGGCGGGACGACCACTCGGGTGCTGTCCGAGAGCTTCGGCACCTTGGCCGATCGCCCGGCCACGATAGACTTGGAGCTGCGCGCTTCGTGGACACCCGTGATTGACGAGCCGGATCTGATCGGCAATCACTTCGAAGCCTGGATCGATCTGCTCAGCACAGTCGCCGGACTGCCACCACTTCCTGAAGGAGTCACAGCCCTGCCCGGGCGCCGTCGATGA
- a CDS encoding alpha/beta hydrolase family protein → MVRDTKFPARLLAAGIGVGAGLGALISVASSGLAAYFARRIVVPENAPEELDILHIDGFPPNMRIHLPADEETTVPGTYGLYFNQGSGHAVIGDIVEYDPRSRTVSREILSVTRGDIRRAWRGRWTGIVYPDPIAAGVNFDDIEIRSDAGSLPAWLLPTDHPEPQDTWAILIHGRASTRAEGLRAAPVLNTLGVPAIAMSYRNDAEVRVETTSRYGLGDTEWIDVDAAIDYAVSRGAKNVVLFGWSMGGAIALQAASRGRNRRFVTSLVLDGPVVDWVNVLDGQAKKNLLPTPVAKLTLEMITQPWARPITGLETPLDLDRMDWVTRAAELDVPVLLIHSDDDEFVPSGPSHALAGVRRDLVTMPSYSKAHHTKEWNIDPVRWEDDVANFLEAKILPKD, encoded by the coding sequence ATGGTCCGCGACACGAAGTTCCCCGCTCGACTGCTTGCCGCCGGTATCGGTGTCGGCGCCGGGCTCGGTGCCCTCATCTCTGTGGCATCGTCGGGGCTGGCCGCCTACTTCGCCCGCAGGATTGTGGTCCCGGAGAATGCGCCGGAAGAACTCGACATCCTGCACATCGACGGCTTTCCGCCGAATATGCGCATCCATCTGCCTGCCGATGAGGAGACCACGGTGCCCGGCACCTACGGCCTCTACTTCAATCAGGGGTCGGGACACGCGGTGATCGGCGACATCGTCGAGTACGATCCGCGCTCGCGCACCGTCTCCCGAGAGATCCTGTCCGTCACCCGCGGTGATATCCGCCGGGCCTGGCGAGGACGCTGGACCGGCATCGTCTACCCCGATCCGATCGCGGCCGGCGTGAACTTCGACGACATCGAGATCCGCTCCGATGCCGGCAGCCTGCCCGCATGGCTGCTGCCGACCGATCATCCGGAGCCGCAGGACACCTGGGCGATCCTCATCCACGGCCGCGCCAGCACCCGCGCCGAAGGTCTGCGTGCCGCACCCGTGCTCAACACCCTCGGTGTGCCCGCGATCGCCATGTCCTACCGCAACGACGCCGAAGTGCGGGTGGAGACCACATCGCGCTACGGCCTCGGCGATACCGAATGGATCGACGTCGACGCGGCCATCGACTACGCCGTCTCACGTGGGGCGAAGAACGTCGTCCTCTTCGGCTGGTCGATGGGCGGGGCCATCGCCCTGCAGGCGGCTTCCCGCGGACGCAACCGCCGATTCGTGACCTCGCTGGTCCTCGACGGGCCCGTCGTCGACTGGGTGAATGTGCTCGATGGTCAGGCGAAGAAGAACCTGCTGCCGACGCCGGTCGCCAAGCTCACGCTCGAAATGATCACACAGCCGTGGGCGCGGCCGATCACCGGACTGGAGACCCCGCTCGACCTCGACCGCATGGACTGGGTGACCCGTGCCGCCGAACTCGATGTGCCCGTGCTGCTCATCCACTCCGATGACGACGAATTCGTCCCCTCCGGTCCCTCCCATGCCCTGGCGGGGGTCAGGCGGGACCTGGTGACGATGCCCTCGTACAGCAAGGCCCATCACACGAAGGAATGGAACATCGACCCGGTGCGCTGGGAAGACGATGTCGCGAACTTCCTCGAGGCGAAGATCCTGCCCAAGGACTGA
- a CDS encoding GNAT family N-acetyltransferase: MATDSRTAPQTVEATEPVVKTFDQMLPAELYGILQLRSRAFVVEQECVFLDADGVDTLPETLHFFYPRSATAMSDTHGAEHGRDLAPWAYARLLPADVPDGPAARPGARSISRVATHPDARGQGWSRRLLTDIVGAWSDSPLTLNAQSHLEGLYGSFGFAPNGPRFDEDGLEHTPMERPAG; this comes from the coding sequence GTGGCGACGGACTCTCGGACAGCGCCTCAGACCGTCGAGGCGACCGAACCGGTCGTCAAGACCTTCGACCAGATGCTGCCTGCAGAGCTCTACGGAATTCTGCAGCTGCGCTCCCGCGCCTTCGTCGTCGAACAGGAATGCGTCTTCCTCGACGCCGATGGAGTCGATACCCTGCCCGAGACGCTGCACTTCTTCTACCCGAGGTCCGCGACGGCGATGTCGGACACACACGGGGCCGAGCACGGACGCGACCTTGCACCCTGGGCCTACGCCAGGCTGCTGCCGGCCGATGTCCCCGACGGACCGGCCGCCCGACCCGGAGCGCGCAGCATCAGTCGTGTCGCCACCCATCCCGATGCCCGTGGACAGGGCTGGAGCCGCCGACTGCTCACCGATATCGTCGGCGCCTGGTCGGACTCGCCGCTGACCCTCAATGCGCAGTCGCATCTCGAAGGACTCTACGGATCCTTCGGCTTCGCACCCAACGGGCCTCGCTTCGACGAGGACGGCCTCGAGCACACCCCGATGGAGCGCCCCGCGGGCTGA
- a CDS encoding MarR family winged helix-turn-helix transcriptional regulator produces MLESEGSTEQMDNPLALESQICFALAVASRGVIGAYRSVLEPIGLTHPQYLVMLALWQHAKLPMREIARLLRLEPATVSPLVKRLEALGYVTKTRSDSDERIVEVTLTDTGRDLRKTAEAIPGTMMAKLGMDVDEVRELHAVMQKIIASVDAAEAGAS; encoded by the coding sequence ATGCTGGAATCAGAGGGTTCGACGGAGCAGATGGACAATCCGCTGGCGCTCGAGAGCCAGATCTGCTTCGCCCTGGCCGTGGCCTCACGTGGGGTGATCGGCGCCTACCGGTCCGTGCTCGAACCGATCGGTCTGACCCATCCGCAGTACCTGGTCATGCTTGCGCTGTGGCAGCATGCGAAGCTGCCGATGCGCGAGATCGCTCGACTGCTGCGTCTCGAACCTGCGACCGTGTCGCCGCTGGTCAAACGCCTCGAAGCGCTGGGCTATGTGACGAAGACGCGCAGTGACAGCGACGAACGGATCGTCGAAGTCACCCTCACCGACACCGGCCGTGACCTGCGGAAGACCGCCGAGGCGATTCCCGGGACGATGATGGCCAAGCTCGGCATGGACGTCGACGAAGTGCGCGAACTGCATGCGGTGATGCAGAAGATCATCGCCTCCGTCGACGCCGCCGAGGCCGGCGCGAGCTGA
- the hemQ gene encoding hydrogen peroxide-dependent heme synthase — protein sequence MSEYTQPTDAQIEEANEQTRYIAYSVFASAGELGDADRRELADELHAALEPLKERGLVVRGIYDVSALRADADVMFWYHAPEIEVVQAAYSAIRRSLIGGVLEPVWSNVGIHRPAEFNKAHLPALLTDPEPGDYICVYPFVRSYDWYLLDPAERSKMLRDHGMAAAGYKDIKANTIASFALGDYEWLLAFEAPELHRIVDLMRDLRNTEARLHVREEVPFYTGPRRELVDIVTDWR from the coding sequence ATGAGCGAATACACTCAGCCCACCGACGCCCAGATCGAGGAAGCGAACGAGCAGACGCGGTATATCGCCTACTCCGTCTTCGCCTCTGCGGGAGAACTCGGCGATGCCGATCGCAGGGAACTCGCCGATGAGCTGCATGCGGCTCTGGAGCCGCTGAAGGAACGCGGCCTCGTCGTCCGCGGAATCTACGACGTCTCGGCTCTGCGGGCCGATGCCGACGTCATGTTCTGGTACCACGCCCCCGAGATCGAGGTCGTCCAGGCCGCGTACTCGGCGATCCGTCGCAGCCTGATCGGCGGAGTGCTCGAACCCGTCTGGTCCAACGTCGGAATCCACCGCCCGGCAGAGTTCAACAAGGCCCACCTGCCGGCTCTGCTCACCGATCCCGAGCCCGGCGACTACATCTGCGTGTACCCGTTCGTGCGGTCCTACGACTGGTACCTCCTCGATCCCGCCGAACGGTCGAAGATGCTGCGCGACCACGGTATGGCCGCAGCTGGGTACAAGGACATCAAGGCGAACACGATCGCCTCCTTCGCTCTCGGCGACTACGAATGGCTGTTGGCCTTCGAAGCTCCCGAACTCCACCGCATCGTCGACCTGATGCGCGACCTGCGCAACACCGAGGCGCGTCTGCACGTGCGTGAAGAGGTCCCGTTCTACACCGGACCGCGCCGCGAACTCGTCGACATCGTCACCGACTGGCGCTGA